The Burkholderia sp. NRF60-BP8 genomic sequence CCGAAGCCCGAACACCTCGTCGTCGACGGCGACATGCTCACCGTCGAGCGCAACAACCGCAAGTACACGCTCGCGCTCGCGCGCTATCCGGAGCTCGGCGCGTTCATCGACAGCATCCGCGCGACGCTCGCCGGCAACCGCTTCGCGCTCGAGCAGGTGTACAAGGTCGCGCTTTCCGGACGCGGCGACGACTGGACGCTGACGCTCACGCCGCTCGACTCGCGGATGCTGAAGGTCGTCAGCACGATCACGCTCGACGGCACGCGCGACGTGTTGCGCAGCGTCGCGATCCGGCAGGCCGACGGCGATCGTTCGGTGATGCGCCTGCACCCCATCGCGGCGGACGCGAACTGATGGACGATCGCACGCGCCCCTCTCCCGTCGCGCGCCGCGTGCCCGCGTGGCGGCAGCGCGCGGTGCTCGTGTGGCTGCTCGCGCTCGTCGTGTGCGGCGTCGCGATCGGGCGCGCGCACTTCACGGCCGACCTGTCCGCGTTCCTGCCGAATGCGCCGAGCGCCGGGCAACGCGTGCTCGTCGACCAGTTGCGCGACGGCATCGTGTCGCGCCTGATCCTCGTCGCGATCGACGGCGGCGATGCGAGCACGCGCGCCGCGCTGTCGCGGCGCGTCGCCGACACGCTGCGCGCCGATCCGCAGTTCGCGGCCGTGCACGACGGCGCAGCCACGAACGACGCGCGCGACCGGCAATTCATCTTCGATCACCGCTATCTGTTGAGCCCGGCCGTCACGCCGCAGCGCTTCAGCGCCGACGGCCTGCACCGGGCGCTCGGCGACAGCCTCGACCTTTTGAGTTCGTCGGCCGGCCTCGTCGCGAAAGCAATGCTGCCGCGCGACCCGACCGGCGAAGTCGCCGCGCTCGTCGACGGCCTCGACCGCGCGGCCGAACCGGCGAGCCGCGACGGCGTGTGGGCGTCGCGCGACGGCACGCGCGCGGTGCTGGTCGTCCAGACGGCCGCCGCCGGCTCCGATACCGATGCGCAGGCACGCGCGATCGACACGGTGCGTCGCGCGTTCGCCGCCGCGAAACGGGCCATCCCGAATGCAGCGGCCACCACGCTCGCCATGACGGGCCCCGGCGTGTTCTCGGTCGACACGCGCGACACGATCCGGCACGACGTCGAACGGTTGTCGACGGCAAGCGTCGTGCTGATCGTCGCGCTGCTGCTCACGCTGTACCGTTCGCCGCGCACGCTCGCGCTCGGCCTGCTGCCGGTGCTGACGGGCGTCGCGGCCGGGATCGCGGCGGTCGGCGTCGCGTTCGGCACGGTCCACGGGCTGACGCTCGGGTTCGGCACGACGCTGATCGGCGAAGCCGTCGACTATTCGATCTACCTGTTCGTGCAATCGGCGCACGCCGGCACGCGCGGCGCCACGCGCCCGGCCGACGCGACGCGCGCGTGGGTCGCCGCATACTGGCCGACGATCCGGCTCGGCGTGCTGACGTCGGTGTGCGGATTCGCGTCGATGCTGTTCTCCGGATTCCCGGGCCTCGTGCAGCTCGGGCTCTATTCGATCGTCGGGCTGACGGCCGCCGCGCTCGTCACGCGCTTCGTGCTGCCGCACCTGCGCGGCGAGCATGTCGCGATCCGCGACGTCTCGCGCGTCGGCGCCGTACTCGCGCGCGCGGCCGACGCCGCGCCGCGGCTGCGCTGGCCGCTCGCGGTGCTCGCGGTCGCCGCATGCGCGACCCTCGCGCTGCATCGCGACAACCTGTGGAGCCGCGAGCTCGCCGCGCTCAGCCCGGTTCCGGCGACAGCGCAGGCGCTCGACGCACGGCTGCGCGCGGATGTCGGCGCGCCCGACGTGCGCTATCTCGTCGTGATTGCCGCGCCGACCGAACAGGCCGCACTCGAAGGGGCAGAAAAAGTCGCCGCGCAATTGCAGCCGCTCGTCGACCGGGGCACGCTCGGCGGTTTCGAAAACCCCGCCCGCTACCTGCCGAGCGACGCCGCGCAGCGCGCGCGCCGGGCGAGCCTGCCGGATGCGGACGCGCTTGCCGCACGGATGCGCGACGCCGTCGCGCACCAGCCGATCGCGGTGAAGCCCGACCTGTTCGCGCCGTTCCTCGCCGACGTCGACGCCGCGCGTCACGCACCGCTGCTGACGCGCGCGGACCTGCGCGGCACGTCGATGGCGCTCGCCGTCGATGCGCTGCTGACCGAACGCGACGGCCGCTGGAGCGCGATGCTGCCGCTGCGTGCGCCGGACGCGGCCCGCACCGCGCAGCCGGCGTCGGGCCTCGACGCCGCGCCGATTCGCGCCGCCGTGGCGCGCGCGGGCGTGCCCGATGCGCTGTTCGTCGACATGAAAACCGAAGCCGATCGGCTGTACGTGAGCTATGTGCACGAGGACATCCGGTTGTCGCTCGCCGGGTTCGCCGCGATCGCCGTGCTGCTGCTGATCGCGCTGCGCTCGCCGCGCCGCGCGGTGCGCGCCCTCGCGCCGCTCGTCGCGGCCGTGCTGGTCGTGACGGCCGGCTTCGCGCTCGCCGGCGTACAGCTGACGATCCTGCACCTCGTCGGGATGCTGCTGATCGTCGCGGTCGGCTCGAACTACGCGCTGTTCTTCTGCCGGCGCGACGACACGCAGCCCGTCACGCCGTACACGCTGGTGTCGCTGCTGATCGCGAACCTCGCGACGGTCGCCGGCTTCGGGCTGCTCGCGCTGTCGCGCGTGCCGCTGCTCGAAACCTTCGGGCTGACCGTCGGCCCCGGTGCGATGCTCGCGCTCGCGTTCGCGGCGATTCTCGCGCCGCGCGCCGCACCGGCGCTCGGCCATCGCGAACGAGGAGGCCGCGCATGAATGCGCCGTCGGCGGTTCCGCCGCACCCCGCCGGCGACGCGCGGCGCTGGAAACCCACGCCGCTGATCGCGGGCGCCGCCGCACTGCACGCCGGCGCGGCCGCCGCCGCGATCGCGCAACCGGCCACGTGGCCGTGGGCCGTCGGCGGCGTGGTCGCGTCGCATCTCGCGCTGACGGCGGCCGGCCTGTGGCCGCGCAGCACGCTGCTCGGTCCGAACTGGACGCGCCTGCCGCCCGGCGCGGGCCGCCGCATCGCGCTGACGATCGACGACGGCCCGGACCCGGACGTCACGCCGCGCGTGCTCGACCTGCTCGACCGTTACGACGCGCGCGCGACGTTCTTCTGCATCGGCGATCTCGCGCGCCGCCATCCGCGCTGGATCGAGGCGATCGTCGCGCGCGGCCATGCGGTCGAGAACCACAGCCAGCGGCACCGCCATACGTTCTCGCTGTCGGGGCCGGCCGCGCTGCGACGCGAAATCGCGGCCGCGCAGCAGACGCTGACCGACGTCGCCGGCACGCGACCGCTGTTCTTCCGCGCGCCGGCCGGCCTGCGCAATCCGTTTCTCGAACCGGTGCTGTGCGAACTCGGCCTGCAACTCGCGAGCTGGACGCGACGCGGCTTCGACACGCGTGCGCACGACGCCGCGACCGTCACGCGCCGCCTGCTGCACGGCCTCGATGCGCGCGACATCCTGCTGGTCCACGACGGTCATGCGGCGCGCGACGCGCGCGGCGAACCGATCGTGCTCGACGTGCTGCACGAAGTGCTGCGCGCGGCCGCCGATGCGCAGCTGCACTGGACCACCTTGCGCGCGGCGCTCGCGCCCGAACCGTCCGGCCAGCCGGGCGTTCCGGCACCCCCGTTTGATAAAATCTGACCTCGAACGGCGCGCCCGCCAGCCCTGCTGCAGCGCCCGTTCCGGCCACCGGAAGCGACCCTCGTGAAACCTCTCCTGCTCTCGCACTTCACCGCCACCAGCTGCATCGGGCGCGGCCTCGACGCGACCCTCGATGCGCTGCGCCACGCCCGCGGCGGACTCGTGCCGTGCAACTTCGAGCGTGCGGACCTCGACACGTGGATCGGCGCGGTGGACGGCGTCGATGCGCACCCCGTGCGCGCCGATCTCGCCGACTTCGAATGCCGCAACAACCGCCTCGCGCAACTCGGCCTGACGCAGGACGGCTTCGACGCACGCGTCGCGGCGGCCGTCGCGCGCTACGGCGCCGCACGCGTCGGCGTGTTCGTCGGCACGAGCACGGCCGGCATCCTCGAAACCGAGCGCGCGTATCGGCGCCGCGACCCGGCGAGCGGCGCGCTGCCGGCCGACTTCCGCTACGCACACACGCACAATCCGTATTCGCCGGCCGCGTTCGTGCGCGCGTATTTCGCGCTGCGCGGGCCGGCGATGGCGATCTCGTCCGCGTGCTCGTCGGGCGCGAAGGTGTTCGGCTCCGCGCGCCGCATGATCGAAGCCGGGCTGATCGACGCGGCCGTCGTCGGCGGCGTCGATTCGCTGTGCCTGACCACGCTGTACGGCTTCAATTCGCTCGAACTGCTGTCGCGCCGGCCGTGCCGGCCGTTCGACGTCGCGCGCGACGGCATCTCGATCGGCGAGGCCGCCGCGTTCGCGCTCGTCGAGCGCGTCTCCGCCCCGCCCGCCACGCTCGACGGCGACGCGATCCTGCTGCTCGGCATCGGCGAATCGAGCGACGCGCACCACATGTCGTCGCCGCATCCGGAAGGGCGCGGCGCGCGCGCCGCGATCGAGCAGGCGCTCGCGTCCGCCGGCCTCGGCCCGGACGATATCGACTACGTGAACCTGCACGGCACCGCGACGCCGAGCAACGATGCAGCGGAAAGCCGTGCGATCGGCGCGCTGTTCGCGCGCACGCCGTGCAGCTCGACGAAAGGGGCGACCGGCCACACGCTCGGCGCGGCCGGCGCGCTGGAGGCGATCGTCGCCGCGCTCGCGCTGCGCGAGCAGTTCGTGCCGGCCGGCGTCAACACGACGCAGCCCGACCCGGCGCTCGCAGCCGATTACGTGCTCGCGAGCCGCGACACGCGCGTGCGCGCCGTCCTCTCCAACTCGTTCGGCTTCGGCGGCACGAACTGCAGCCTGATCCTCGGCCGCGCCGATCACGCCCGCCGTTGAGGTCCGCCATGACACTGACCGCCTTCATCGAAAGCATCGGCCTCGTCGGGCCGGGATTGAACGACTGGCCGCACGCGGCCGACGTGCTCGCAGGCCGCGCGCCCTATGCGCCCGCCCGCACCGAGCTGCCGCCGCCGGCCGGCCTGCCGTCCGCCGAACGGCGTCGCACGGGCCCCGTCGTGCGCGCCGCGCTCGCGGTCGGCCACGAAGCGGTGGCCGCGAGCGGCCGCGACGCCGCGACGCTCGCGACCGTATTCAGCGCATCCGGCGGCGACGGCCAGAACTGCCACGCGATCTGCGAAACGCTGGCCGGCGACGATCGTCAGCTGTCGCCGACCCGCTTCCACAACTCGGTGCACAATGCCCCGGCCGGCTACTGGAGCATCGCGACCCGCTCGACGGCGA encodes the following:
- a CDS encoding outer membrane lipoprotein carrier protein LolA; the protein is MTAVRRRPFPFSFSLPHVARVLVAGAAAIALAAPAHAADAGPAWSLDRLMSTLAQHKSGRATFTETKTLSIAAQPIESSGELVFVAPDHLEKHTLSPKPEHLVVDGDMLTVERNNRKYTLALARYPELGAFIDSIRATLAGNRFALEQVYKVALSGRGDDWTLTLTPLDSRMLKVVSTITLDGTRDVLRSVAIRQADGDRSVMRLHPIAADAN
- a CDS encoding MMPL family transporter, which gives rise to MDDRTRPSPVARRVPAWRQRAVLVWLLALVVCGVAIGRAHFTADLSAFLPNAPSAGQRVLVDQLRDGIVSRLILVAIDGGDASTRAALSRRVADTLRADPQFAAVHDGAATNDARDRQFIFDHRYLLSPAVTPQRFSADGLHRALGDSLDLLSSSAGLVAKAMLPRDPTGEVAALVDGLDRAAEPASRDGVWASRDGTRAVLVVQTAAAGSDTDAQARAIDTVRRAFAAAKRAIPNAAATTLAMTGPGVFSVDTRDTIRHDVERLSTASVVLIVALLLTLYRSPRTLALGLLPVLTGVAAGIAAVGVAFGTVHGLTLGFGTTLIGEAVDYSIYLFVQSAHAGTRGATRPADATRAWVAAYWPTIRLGVLTSVCGFASMLFSGFPGLVQLGLYSIVGLTAAALVTRFVLPHLRGEHVAIRDVSRVGAVLARAADAAPRLRWPLAVLAVAACATLALHRDNLWSRELAALSPVPATAQALDARLRADVGAPDVRYLVVIAAPTEQAALEGAEKVAAQLQPLVDRGTLGGFENPARYLPSDAAQRARRASLPDADALAARMRDAVAHQPIAVKPDLFAPFLADVDAARHAPLLTRADLRGTSMALAVDALLTERDGRWSAMLPLRAPDAARTAQPASGLDAAPIRAAVARAGVPDALFVDMKTEADRLYVSYVHEDIRLSLAGFAAIAVLLLIALRSPRRAVRALAPLVAAVLVVTAGFALAGVQLTILHLVGMLLIVAVGSNYALFFCRRDDTQPVTPYTLVSLLIANLATVAGFGLLALSRVPLLETFGLTVGPGAMLALAFAAILAPRAAPALGHRERGGRA
- a CDS encoding polysaccharide deacetylase family protein — protein: MNAPSAVPPHPAGDARRWKPTPLIAGAAALHAGAAAAAIAQPATWPWAVGGVVASHLALTAAGLWPRSTLLGPNWTRLPPGAGRRIALTIDDGPDPDVTPRVLDLLDRYDARATFFCIGDLARRHPRWIEAIVARGHAVENHSQRHRHTFSLSGPAALRREIAAAQQTLTDVAGTRPLFFRAPAGLRNPFLEPVLCELGLQLASWTRRGFDTRAHDAATVTRRLLHGLDARDILLVHDGHAARDARGEPIVLDVLHEVLRAAADAQLHWTTLRAALAPEPSGQPGVPAPPFDKI
- a CDS encoding beta-ketoacyl-[acyl-carrier-protein] synthase family protein, encoding MKPLLLSHFTATSCIGRGLDATLDALRHARGGLVPCNFERADLDTWIGAVDGVDAHPVRADLADFECRNNRLAQLGLTQDGFDARVAAAVARYGAARVGVFVGTSTAGILETERAYRRRDPASGALPADFRYAHTHNPYSPAAFVRAYFALRGPAMAISSACSSGAKVFGSARRMIEAGLIDAAVVGGVDSLCLTTLYGFNSLELLSRRPCRPFDVARDGISIGEAAAFALVERVSAPPATLDGDAILLLGIGESSDAHHMSSPHPEGRGARAAIEQALASAGLGPDDIDYVNLHGTATPSNDAAESRAIGALFARTPCSSTKGATGHTLGAAGALEAIVAALALREQFVPAGVNTTQPDPALAADYVLASRDTRVRAVLSNSFGFGGTNCSLILGRADHARR